Proteins from one Corallococcus exiguus genomic window:
- a CDS encoding bifunctional glycosyltransferase/class I SAM-dependent methyltransferase — protein MVPALSVVLPFNPATAAAAARFAHALAGQAQVVLAGEGPVDVTPGPNVHVLAAQGGKGAAIRAALPHVTGAHTVLQDPDAAYSPDTYDALVQPLRDDTADGVFGRRPGMSPEMVAERALGGITRFVTDVALTDPLTGLRAFRTEALRSIQLTSDDDAVDAELVVKLAAQLFRLTEVSLPPLQAVPRRSASAHLARLRTLVRYATVRDDADNQHEGYSTLERMDGATHYNQWLGRRFREHMGRRVLEIGAGIGTITRELEAGAEHLVALEVERFYVDRLKNLFRGKPHVRPYLSDVALADWESLKAENLDTIVLSNVLEHIPDDASAVRRFRQILQPDGRVLILVPALPQLFGAIDEAVGHYRRYTPETLRAVLQENGFRVDTLEWMNLVGLPGWFVNSRLLRRRAVPKLQLKLYDTLAPLLAQAEQQVRLPVGMSLFAVARAV, from the coding sequence ATGGTTCCTGCGCTTTCCGTCGTCCTGCCCTTCAACCCCGCCACCGCCGCCGCCGCCGCCCGGTTCGCCCACGCGCTGGCCGGCCAGGCCCAGGTCGTGCTCGCGGGTGAAGGGCCGGTGGACGTCACGCCCGGTCCCAACGTCCACGTCCTCGCGGCCCAGGGCGGCAAGGGAGCGGCCATCCGCGCCGCGCTGCCCCACGTCACCGGCGCCCACACGGTGCTCCAGGACCCGGACGCCGCCTACTCGCCCGACACCTACGACGCCCTGGTGCAGCCCCTGCGTGACGACACCGCGGACGGCGTCTTCGGCCGGCGCCCCGGCATGTCGCCGGAGATGGTGGCCGAGCGCGCGCTGGGCGGCATCACCCGCTTCGTCACCGACGTGGCGCTGACGGATCCGCTCACCGGCCTGCGCGCCTTCCGCACGGAGGCGCTGCGCTCCATCCAGCTCACCAGCGACGACGACGCGGTGGACGCGGAGCTGGTGGTGAAGCTGGCCGCGCAGCTCTTCCGCCTCACGGAAGTGTCCCTGCCGCCGCTGCAGGCCGTGCCGCGCCGCTCGGCCTCCGCGCACCTGGCCCGTCTGCGCACGCTGGTGCGCTACGCCACCGTGCGCGACGACGCGGACAACCAGCACGAGGGCTACTCCACCCTGGAGCGCATGGACGGCGCCACCCACTACAACCAGTGGCTGGGCCGCCGCTTCCGCGAACACATGGGCCGGCGCGTGCTGGAGATTGGGGCCGGCATCGGCACCATCACCCGCGAGCTGGAGGCCGGCGCGGAGCACCTGGTCGCGCTGGAGGTGGAGCGCTTCTACGTGGACCGCCTGAAGAACCTCTTCCGCGGCAAGCCCCACGTGCGCCCCTACCTGTCCGACGTGGCGCTCGCGGACTGGGAGTCGCTGAAGGCGGAGAACCTGGACACCATCGTGCTGTCCAACGTGCTGGAGCACATCCCGGACGACGCGTCCGCGGTGCGCCGCTTCCGCCAGATTCTCCAGCCGGACGGCCGCGTGCTCATCCTCGTGCCGGCGCTGCCGCAGCTGTTCGGCGCCATCGACGAGGCCGTGGGCCACTACCGCCGCTACACGCCGGAGACCCTGCGCGCGGTGCTGCAAGAGAACGGCTTCCGCGTGGACACGCTGGAGTGGATGAACCTCGTCGGCCTGCCGGGCTGGTTCGTCAACAGCCGCCTCCTGCGCCGCCGCGCGGTGCCCAAGCTCCAGCTCAAACTCTACGACACGCTGGCGCCCCTGCTCGCCCAGGCCGAGCAACAGGTGAGGCTGCCCGTGGGCATGAGCCTGTTCGCCGTCGCCCGCGCCGTCTGA